The following proteins are co-located in the Pseudomonas sp. DY-1 genome:
- a CDS encoding glycosyltransferase family 2 protein, whose amino-acid sequence MERLTQGLINTAGWLFYLSLLMGLALAVPQTLFDPLSRDFVLLLGAVGIWRYSMGFVHFVRGTLFLYVFFPRYRRRALRLMAKSTPPHVCVLVTSFRIDALTTAQVYRSVIEEAIAYGHPVTLVCSIVELSDELLIRSLWARYAAPSCITLHFVRIAGTGKRDGLANGFRAISRHLPDDEAVVMVVDGDSVLEPGVFARTVPYFRLFPKVGGLTTNEFCEVRGGYLMSEWHKLRFAQRHLNMCSMALSRRVLTMTGRMSAFRATVVTNPEFIADVENDHLEHWRLGRFRFLTGDDKSSWFSLMRLGYETFYVPDAAINTVEHPPEKSFFNSTRKLMFRWYGNNLRQNSRAMMLGPRKLGWFASVVLLDQRISMWTCLLGLTVAIIASLKYSIVYLLIYLLWIGMTRLILTLLLSVTGHHIGPAYPLLLYYNQVVGAVVKIYVFFHLDRQSWTRQQTTLNRELGRFQNWFNTWSSRSMTFSAASLFVATLLLVV is encoded by the coding sequence ATGGAGAGGCTCACGCAGGGTTTGATCAATACCGCAGGCTGGCTGTTCTATCTCAGCCTGCTCATGGGTCTGGCCCTGGCCGTTCCCCAGACCCTGTTCGACCCCCTGTCCAGGGACTTCGTCCTGCTGCTCGGGGCTGTCGGTATCTGGCGTTACTCCATGGGCTTCGTGCATTTCGTGCGAGGCACTCTCTTCCTCTATGTCTTCTTTCCCCGCTATCGGCGCCGGGCGCTCCGGCTCATGGCCAAGTCCACCCCGCCCCACGTGTGCGTCCTGGTCACCAGTTTCCGCATCGACGCCCTGACCACCGCCCAGGTCTACCGCTCGGTAATCGAAGAAGCCATCGCCTACGGCCACCCGGTGACCCTGGTCTGTTCCATCGTCGAGTTGTCGGATGAACTGCTCATAAGGAGCCTGTGGGCCCGCTACGCCGCGCCGAGCTGCATCACCCTGCACTTCGTGCGCATCGCCGGCACCGGCAAGCGCGATGGCTTGGCCAATGGCTTTCGTGCCATCTCGCGACACCTGCCGGATGACGAGGCGGTAGTGATGGTTGTAGACGGCGACAGCGTCCTCGAACCCGGTGTATTCGCCAGGACCGTGCCGTACTTCCGGTTGTTCCCCAAAGTCGGCGGGCTCACCACGAACGAGTTCTGTGAAGTCCGCGGCGGCTATCTCATGAGCGAATGGCACAAGCTGCGCTTCGCCCAGCGCCACCTCAATATGTGCTCGATGGCACTCTCACGGCGCGTGCTGACCATGACCGGGCGGATGTCCGCATTTCGCGCCACGGTGGTGACCAACCCGGAGTTCATCGCCGATGTGGAGAACGATCACCTCGAGCATTGGCGCCTTGGGCGTTTCCGCTTCCTCACCGGCGACGACAAGTCCAGCTGGTTCAGCCTCATGCGCCTGGGCTATGAGACCTTCTACGTGCCGGATGCGGCGATCAACACGGTCGAGCACCCGCCGGAAAAAAGCTTCTTCAACTCGACCCGCAAACTGATGTTCCGCTGGTACGGCAACAATCTGCGGCAGAACTCACGGGCGATGATGCTCGGTCCGAGAAAACTCGGCTGGTTCGCAAGTGTCGTGCTGCTCGACCAGCGCATTTCCATGTGGACCTGCCTGCTCGGCCTGACGGTGGCAATCATCGCCAGCCTCAAGTACAGCATCGTCTACCTGTTGATCTACCTGCTGTGGATCGGCATGACACGGCTCATCCTGACCCTGCTGCTTTCGGTCACCGGACACCACATCGGCCCCGCCTATCCCCTGCTTCTTTATTACAACCAGGTGGTCGGTGCGGTCGTGAAGATCTACGTGTTCTTCCACCTCGACCGCCAATCCTGGACGCGCCAGCAAACCACGCTGAATCGCGAGCTGGGCCGCTTCCAGAACTGGTTCAACACCTGGTCATCGCGTTCCATGACCTTTTCGGCCGCAAGCCTGTTCGTCGCCACCCTGCTGCTGGTGGTATGA
- a CDS encoding nucleotide sugar dehydrogenase — MRLSIFGLGYVGAVCAGCLAARGHQVIGVDVSSTKVELINQGKSPIVEPGLQALLQQGTHSGNLRGTVDVLEAISSSDVSLICVGTPSKKNGDLSLNYIEAVCREIGFALRDKADYHTIVVRSTVLPGTVRNVVIPIIEDCSGKQAGVDFGVAVNPEFLRESTAIQDYNLPPMTVIGELDRHSGDILESLYKELDAPIVRKSIDVAELIKYTCNVWHATKVAFANEIGNIAKAVGVDGREVMDVICLDQRLNLSRYYMRPGFAFGGSCLPKDVRALAYRAAQLDVESPLISALMHSNDVQVRHAFDLIAAHDKRKVALLGLSFKAGTDDLRESPLVELAEMLIGKGFDLRIYDSNVEYARVHGANKDYIESKIPHVSSLLDSDLDRVIAHAQVIVLGNGDERFRSLARQVPEGKRVIDLVGFMEHTSNDCSEGICW; from the coding sequence ATGCGACTGAGCATTTTTGGACTCGGTTATGTCGGGGCGGTTTGTGCAGGCTGCCTGGCGGCGCGGGGTCATCAAGTTATAGGTGTAGATGTTTCTTCCACCAAGGTGGAACTGATCAACCAGGGCAAATCACCGATCGTCGAGCCGGGGCTGCAGGCGCTCCTGCAACAGGGCACCCATAGCGGCAACCTGCGCGGCACCGTTGACGTACTCGAAGCAATTTCGTCAAGCGACGTATCCCTCATCTGTGTTGGCACGCCCAGCAAAAAGAATGGCGACCTCTCCCTCAACTACATCGAAGCCGTCTGCCGTGAAATCGGTTTCGCCCTGCGCGACAAAGCCGATTACCACACCATAGTCGTGCGCAGCACCGTGCTGCCTGGCACAGTCAGGAACGTGGTGATTCCAATCATCGAGGACTGCTCTGGCAAACAGGCCGGCGTCGATTTCGGTGTCGCGGTCAACCCCGAATTCCTCCGTGAAAGCACGGCGATCCAGGATTACAACCTGCCGCCGATGACGGTCATCGGCGAACTGGACCGTCACTCCGGCGACATACTGGAGTCTCTCTATAAAGAGCTCGACGCCCCCATCGTGCGCAAGAGCATCGATGTCGCGGAACTGATCAAATACACCTGCAACGTCTGGCACGCGACAAAAGTCGCCTTCGCCAACGAGATCGGCAACATCGCCAAGGCGGTGGGTGTCGATGGCCGCGAAGTCATGGACGTGATCTGTCTGGACCAACGGCTCAACCTGTCCAGGTACTACATGCGTCCGGGCTTCGCCTTCGGTGGGTCCTGCTTGCCCAAGGACGTACGCGCCCTTGCCTACCGTGCCGCGCAACTCGACGTCGAATCGCCGTTGATCAGCGCGCTGATGCATAGCAATGACGTTCAGGTGCGGCATGCCTTCGACCTGATCGCTGCCCACGACAAGCGCAAAGTCGCCCTGCTGGGCCTGAGTTTCAAGGCCGGTACCGATGACCTGCGCGAAAGCCCACTGGTGGAGCTGGCCGAAATGCTCATCGGCAAGGGCTTCGACCTGCGCATCTATGACTCCAATGTCGAGTACGCCAGGGTCCACGGGGCGAACAAGGATTACATCGAATCGAAGATTCCCCATGTGTCCTCCCTGCTCGACAGCGATCTGGACAGGGTCATCGCCCACGCGCAGGTCATCGTGCTCGGCAACGGAGACGAACGTTTCCGCTCGCTTGCCCGGCAGGTGCCCGAGGGCAAGCGCGTGATCGATCTGGTTGGCTTCATGGAGCACACCAGTAACGACTGTAGCGAAGGCATCTGTTGGTGA
- a CDS encoding AraC family transcriptional regulator: MEPFIRTTSFGGFRELASQLGQDPALLLSRFRIRPELLDDEDARVPFRSLIDLLEYAAEELDCPDFGLRMAEYQNLAVLGPIALIARNAVTVGHALAEIVRFIGYHSSGVHLDLDRSEPDAPKLVIELRMRGPQRQMVELAMGVAYSTMKLLCGPTFSARAVQLSGSSSLSLSRYRRYFGCEAYVGQPCNALLISERQLTQRIEKHDPALHRALVQYLSQVHLLGSSDLLEQVRRLILRLLPTQQCRLPLVAEQLGLHERTLQRQLAELDCRFEELVEDIRRERADFYLTERDIPLSQVAGMLGYSEQSVFNRACRRWFIMTPSARRRELLAQRRTTG, translated from the coding sequence ATGGAACCTTTCATCAGAACCACCTCTTTCGGCGGATTCCGCGAGCTGGCCAGTCAGCTTGGACAGGACCCAGCCCTCCTCCTTTCGCGCTTCCGCATCCGCCCGGAACTGCTCGATGACGAGGATGCGCGAGTCCCCTTCCGCTCCCTCATCGACCTGCTGGAATATGCAGCCGAGGAACTGGACTGCCCCGATTTCGGTCTGCGCATGGCCGAGTACCAGAACCTGGCAGTGCTCGGCCCGATTGCATTGATTGCTCGCAACGCAGTCACGGTTGGCCATGCACTGGCCGAGATCGTTCGCTTCATCGGTTACCACAGCTCTGGCGTCCATCTCGATCTGGACCGCAGTGAACCGGACGCGCCGAAACTGGTCATCGAACTGCGCATGCGTGGACCCCAGCGGCAGATGGTGGAACTGGCCATGGGCGTGGCATACAGCACCATGAAGCTGCTTTGCGGACCGACCTTCAGCGCCCGCGCGGTACAGCTCTCGGGCAGCAGCTCGCTGTCGCTGTCGCGCTACCGCCGCTACTTCGGGTGCGAGGCATACGTCGGCCAGCCCTGCAATGCGCTGTTGATCAGCGAGCGTCAACTCACCCAGCGCATCGAAAAGCACGATCCTGCCCTGCACCGCGCCCTCGTGCAGTACCTCAGCCAGGTTCATCTGCTGGGCTCCTCGGATCTGCTGGAACAGGTCCGCCGGCTGATACTTCGCCTCCTGCCAACGCAGCAGTGCCGCTTGCCCCTGGTGGCCGAGCAACTTGGCCTGCACGAACGCACCCTGCAACGGCAGCTTGCCGAACTGGATTGCCGCTTCGAGGAACTGGTGGAGGATATTCGCCGGGAACGCGCGGACTTCTACCTGACCGAGCGCGATATTCCCCTGTCACAGGTTGCCGGCATGCTCGGTTACAGCGAACAAAGCGTCTTCAATCGCGCCTGCCGTCGCTGGTTCATCATGACGCCCAGTGCTCGTCGGCGCGAACTACTCGCACAAAGGCGCACAACCGGCTAG
- a CDS encoding GMC family oxidoreductase codes for MEFDYIIVGAGSAGCVLANRLSTDPSVSVCLLEAGPRDWSPLIHAPAGVAAILPTRHVNWAFETVPQPGLGNRRGYQPRGKALGGSSSINGMIYIRGHQSDYDEWAALGNSGWSFDEVLPYFRKSQMHHRGASQFHGGEGELYVGQVEAHAATHAFIEAGQKAGHRYNADFNGAEQEGIGQYDVTIREGRRWSTATAFLTPIRESRGNLTVLTGAHAERILLEGKRATGVQVRIKGRSPIIKARREVLLTAGAFGSPQLLMLSGIGPEAELKPQGIPIQHEMPGVGQNLQDHPDVVLGYQSTDNTLMGYSLGGSLKMGAALAQYLARRRGPLASNFAEGGGFLKTREDLIRPDIQLHSVVSLLDDHNRKLHWGHGFSCHVCVLRPKSVGRVGLQSADPSVPPRIDPNFLGHDDDVQTLLKGYRMAREIVAQAPMSRFGLKDKFSEGLHSDEQLIELLRRRTDSIYHPVGTCRMGNDESAVVDSQLRVRGVQGLRVVDASVMPTLVGGNTNAPTIMIAERAAEWIARP; via the coding sequence ATGGAATTCGACTACATCATCGTCGGTGCCGGCTCGGCCGGCTGTGTGCTGGCCAATCGTCTGAGTACAGACCCCAGTGTTTCCGTGTGTCTGCTCGAAGCGGGGCCACGCGACTGGTCCCCCTTGATTCATGCGCCAGCCGGCGTCGCCGCCATCCTGCCCACCCGTCACGTCAATTGGGCGTTCGAAACCGTGCCGCAACCGGGCCTGGGCAATCGTCGCGGCTACCAGCCACGGGGCAAGGCGCTCGGTGGCAGCAGCTCGATCAACGGCATGATCTACATCCGTGGCCACCAGAGTGACTACGACGAATGGGCCGCACTGGGAAATTCCGGCTGGTCGTTCGACGAAGTGCTGCCGTACTTCCGCAAGAGCCAGATGCATCATCGTGGAGCCAGTCAGTTCCATGGCGGAGAGGGCGAGCTCTATGTGGGACAGGTCGAAGCCCACGCCGCCACTCACGCCTTCATCGAAGCCGGGCAGAAGGCCGGCCACCGTTACAACGCCGATTTCAATGGTGCCGAGCAGGAAGGCATCGGCCAGTACGACGTGACCATTCGTGAAGGCCGTCGCTGGAGCACGGCGACTGCCTTCCTCACGCCCATCCGGGAATCCCGTGGCAACCTCACCGTCCTGACCGGCGCCCATGCCGAACGCATCCTGCTGGAAGGCAAGCGCGCCACCGGCGTGCAGGTGCGGATCAAGGGGCGCTCGCCGATCATCAAGGCGCGCCGGGAGGTGCTGCTCACCGCCGGTGCGTTCGGCAGCCCGCAATTGCTCATGCTCTCCGGTATCGGCCCCGAAGCCGAACTCAAGCCGCAGGGCATCCCGATTCAGCATGAAATGCCCGGCGTCGGCCAGAACCTGCAGGACCACCCCGACGTCGTCCTCGGCTACCAAAGCACCGATAACACGCTGATGGGCTATTCCCTGGGTGGAAGCCTGAAGATGGGCGCTGCCCTGGCTCAGTACCTCGCGCGCAGACGCGGTCCGTTGGCAAGCAACTTCGCCGAGGGCGGTGGCTTCCTCAAGACGCGCGAGGATCTGATCCGCCCGGACATCCAGCTGCATTCGGTGGTGAGCCTGCTCGATGACCACAACCGCAAGTTGCACTGGGGCCACGGCTTCAGCTGCCACGTCTGCGTCCTGCGCCCGAAGAGTGTCGGTCGCGTCGGACTGCAGTCGGCCGACCCGAGCGTACCGCCGCGCATCGATCCCAACTTCCTCGGCCACGACGATGACGTGCAGACCCTGCTCAAGGGCTACCGCATGGCGCGCGAGATCGTCGCGCAGGCGCCCATGTCGCGGTTCGGCCTCAAGGACAAGTTCAGCGAAGGCCTGCACAGCGACGAGCAGCTGATCGAGTTGCTGCGACGCCGTACCGATTCGATCTATCACCCCGTGGGCACCTGCCGCATGGGCAACGACGAGTCCGCGGTGGTGGACAGCCAGCTGCGCGTGCGCGGCGTCCAGGGCCTGCGGGTCGTGGACGCTTCGGTCATGCCGACCCTGGTCGGCGGCAACACCAACGCCCCCACCATCATGATCGCCGAGCGCGCGGCGGAATGGATCGCGCGTCCCTAA
- a CDS encoding alkyl/aryl-sulfatase: protein MHRPLKRLTAAGLCFTLLASAIAQAAPAPAKPATETTRTANQAVLEKLPFANRQDFSDAERGFIAKPDTLTIKDASGKVVWDLESYKQFIALDNPAPDTVNPSLWRNAQLNLQYGLFKVTDRIYQVRGYNVSNITFIQGDTGWIVFDPLLSKETAKAAYDLVTQHLGKKPVIGVVYSHSHIDHFGGVRGVVDEADVKAGKVRIVAPEEFPEYAVSENVIAGNAMARRAVYMFGALLPRNAQGGVSAGLAPTVSAGTTTLIQPTEFVSKTGQEVTIDGVKMVFQMTPGTEAPVEMHTWFPQFKALWMAENTTNTMHNIVTLRGAQVRDALQWSKYIGEAIDLYGDKAQVKFQSHHWPVWGNAQIDEYLKKQRAIYKYIHDQTVRMMNQGLTSEEIAEAIKLPPELESFWPGRGYYGTLKHNSKAVYQRYMGWYDGNPVNLDKLPPQPAAKKYVEYMGGSAEVLKKAKADFAKGEYRWVAEAAKQVVFAEPDNTEAKNLMADAFEQMGYQAESGPWRSVYLQGAFELRNGVPTLGNTVTASPDVIQAMTPEMLFDYLAVRLNGERAAGKKLVLNFNFTDLGKSYALTVENGVLTYEPKASDKSDVGLTMRKGTLEDIQLGKATLEQKVASGELKFDGRQQAFGEFMGLLDKFDFWFNIVTP, encoded by the coding sequence ATGCACCGTCCCTTGAAACGTCTCACGGCCGCTGGCCTCTGCTTCACGCTGCTGGCCAGCGCAATCGCCCAGGCCGCTCCGGCGCCCGCCAAGCCGGCTACGGAAACGACCCGGACCGCGAATCAGGCCGTGCTGGAGAAACTGCCTTTCGCCAACCGCCAGGACTTCTCTGATGCCGAGCGTGGTTTCATCGCCAAGCCTGATACCCTGACCATCAAGGACGCCAGCGGCAAGGTGGTCTGGGACCTGGAGAGCTACAAGCAATTCATCGCGCTGGACAATCCGGCCCCCGACACCGTCAACCCCAGCCTCTGGCGCAACGCCCAGCTCAATCTGCAATACGGGCTGTTCAAAGTGACCGACCGCATTTACCAGGTGCGTGGTTACAACGTTTCCAACATCACTTTCATCCAGGGTGACACTGGCTGGATCGTCTTCGATCCACTGCTGAGCAAGGAAACCGCGAAGGCCGCCTACGACCTGGTCACTCAGCACCTGGGTAAGAAACCGGTGATCGGCGTGGTTTACAGCCATTCGCACATCGACCATTTCGGCGGCGTACGCGGCGTCGTCGACGAGGCCGACGTGAAGGCCGGCAAGGTACGAATCGTCGCGCCTGAAGAGTTTCCCGAGTACGCAGTCAGCGAGAACGTCATTGCCGGCAACGCCATGGCCCGCCGTGCGGTGTATATGTTCGGCGCGCTGCTGCCACGTAATGCTCAGGGCGGCGTCAGCGCCGGACTCGCACCAACCGTATCCGCTGGCACCACGACGCTGATCCAGCCCACCGAGTTCGTTTCGAAAACCGGCCAGGAGGTGACCATCGACGGGGTCAAGATGGTGTTCCAGATGACGCCGGGCACTGAGGCTCCGGTGGAAATGCACACCTGGTTCCCGCAGTTCAAGGCGCTGTGGATGGCCGAGAACACGACCAACACCATGCACAACATCGTGACCCTGCGCGGCGCCCAGGTCCGCGATGCGCTGCAGTGGTCCAAGTACATCGGCGAAGCCATCGATCTCTATGGCGACAAGGCCCAAGTGAAGTTCCAGAGCCACCACTGGCCGGTCTGGGGCAACGCGCAGATCGATGAGTACCTGAAGAAGCAACGCGCCATCTACAAGTACATCCATGACCAGACCGTGCGCATGATGAACCAGGGGCTGACCAGCGAGGAGATTGCCGAGGCGATCAAGCTGCCGCCGGAACTGGAATCCTTCTGGCCGGGTCGTGGCTACTACGGCACCCTCAAGCACAACTCCAAGGCGGTCTATCAGCGCTACATGGGCTGGTACGACGGCAACCCCGTTAATCTCGACAAACTTCCGCCTCAGCCGGCGGCGAAGAAGTACGTGGAGTACATGGGCGGCTCGGCCGAGGTGCTGAAGAAGGCCAAAGCCGACTTCGCCAAGGGTGAGTATCGCTGGGTGGCCGAAGCGGCCAAGCAGGTCGTGTTCGCCGAACCGGACAACACCGAAGCGAAGAACCTGATGGCCGATGCGTTCGAGCAGATGGGCTATCAGGCCGAATCCGGCCCGTGGCGTTCGGTCTATCTACAGGGGGCCTTTGAACTGCGTAATGGCGTGCCGACCCTGGGCAACACCGTCACCGCCAGCCCGGACGTGATCCAGGCCATGACCCCGGAGATGCTCTTCGACTACCTCGCCGTACGCCTCAACGGCGAGCGCGCCGCAGGCAAGAAGCTGGTGCTCAACTTCAACTTCACCGACCTCGGCAAGAGCTACGCCCTGACCGTGGAGAACGGAGTGCTCACCTACGAGCCGAAGGCCAGCGACAAGTCTGACGTCGGCCTGACCATGCGCAAGGGCACCCTGGAAGACATCCAGCTGGGCAAAGCGACTCTGGAGCAGAAGGTGGCGTCCGGCGAGTTGAAGTTCGATGGTCGCCAGCAGGCCTTTGGCGAGTTCATGGGACTGCTCGACAAGTTCGACTTCTGGTTCAACATCGTCACGCCATGA
- a CDS encoding DUF2795 domain-containing protein — protein sequence MHFPAGRTQMIEYARQQGVPPKVMEALESLPDQEYQSMVDVMQGYCAAE from the coding sequence ATGCACTTTCCCGCGGGCAGGACACAGATGATCGAGTACGCACGGCAACAGGGGGTTCCCCCGAAAGTGATGGAGGCGCTGGAAAGCCTGCCAGATCAGGAGTACCAGAGCATGGTGGACGTGATGCAGGGTTACTGCGCCGCGGAATAA
- a CDS encoding ATP-dependent Clp protease proteolytic subunit — MRTHVVHFTAPINSHTCGQLIDKCTQAIQQGADELVIKIATMGGECSYGFSIYNFLIALPVPVKTHNLGTVESMGNIIFLAGEHRTACHYSKFLFHPFHWTLNGAVDHARMSEYAMSLDYDLQLYVSIVDERTRGAASPLNVLECLTASPKILDAQDALDAGLIHAVDGLGMPAESVSWCVHS; from the coding sequence GTGAGAACACATGTTGTGCATTTCACGGCACCGATCAACTCGCACACCTGTGGCCAGTTGATCGACAAATGTACCCAGGCCATCCAGCAGGGCGCCGACGAACTGGTGATCAAGATCGCAACCATGGGCGGCGAGTGCAGCTATGGGTTTTCCATATATAACTTCCTGATCGCACTGCCGGTGCCGGTCAAGACCCATAACCTGGGCACTGTGGAATCCATGGGGAACATCATCTTCCTCGCCGGTGAGCACCGGACTGCCTGTCATTACAGCAAGTTTCTCTTTCATCCCTTCCACTGGACCCTGAACGGTGCGGTAGACCACGCGCGAATGTCCGAGTATGCGATGAGCCTCGACTACGACCTGCAGCTGTACGTCAGCATCGTCGATGAGCGTACGCGTGGCGCCGCTTCGCCACTGAACGTCCTGGAATGCCTGACGGCGTCGCCGAAGATTCTCGATGCCCAGGACGCGCTGGATGCGGGACTGATCCACGCCGTGGACGGTCTTGGAATGCCTGCGGAATCCGTGAGCTGGTGCGTGCATTCCTGA
- the ligD gene encoding DNA ligase D: MSDSLDDYKRKRDFDTSPEPAGRPARVHGGRKASARALQFCIQEHDATRLHYDFRLELDGTLKSWAVPKGPSLDPQVKRLAIQVEDHPLDYADFEGHIPEGHYGAGDVIVWDRGIWIPQLDPVAGYAMGKLKFELRGEKLSGIWNLVRTNMPGKQEQWFLIKHRDDAARTEGELDITEALPGSVLSERTLLPKAKGKQTPEQQRTPVSRRSRGKRLEGSLPAPLPAFIKPQLATLVDDTPDGDWRYEVKFDGYRILARIEHGEVWLFTRNGKDWSTRLPGQRNALAGLGLESAWLDGEVIVAGDDGTPDFQALQNAFETGRSEDILYYLFDLLYLDGNDLRGVPLEQRRATLEKLLKDTDDSLLRYSADLIGDPDSLLGSACRMKLEGLIGKRAGSLYQSRRSTDWIKLKCKQRQEFVIVGYTEPKGSRSHFGALLLALHDEDSGELRYAGKVGTGFDQATLTRVQARMKPLDVAKPTLANPPTGTEATGVHWLKPELLAEVAFAEMTREGLVRHAVFNGLRSDKPASAITFETPRHAAGAKQGADARPAHEYAGATARKVRITHPDRIIDASLGSTKRDLVEYYADIAPWLLPQLRDRPLALLRAPDGIAGELFFQKSGEQLGIDAMELLEKSRAGQPAMVINSIEALIGAVQMGTLELHTWNATGADLDHPDRFILDLDPDPALPWKTMVEATQLVLTVLDELGLTAFLKTSGGKGMHLVVPLKPKDDWDQVKDFSHAIATHMAQHLPQRFSAKSGPKNRVGKIFIDYLRNGLGATTVTAYSVRAREGLPVSVPVLFEEIAALKGAHDWTIRNLRKRLDEAGESPWAGFENQRQTITRSMRKRLGLA; the protein is encoded by the coding sequence GTGAGTGACTCTCTCGACGACTACAAGCGCAAGCGTGATTTCGATACCAGCCCGGAGCCGGCGGGCCGGCCCGCTCGTGTCCATGGTGGGCGCAAGGCGTCCGCGCGGGCGTTGCAGTTCTGCATCCAGGAACACGATGCCACGCGACTGCACTACGACTTCCGCCTGGAACTGGATGGCACGCTCAAGAGCTGGGCTGTGCCCAAGGGGCCCAGCCTGGACCCACAGGTCAAGCGCCTGGCCATCCAGGTCGAAGACCATCCGCTGGATTACGCCGACTTCGAGGGCCACATTCCCGAGGGGCACTACGGTGCCGGCGACGTCATCGTCTGGGACCGGGGTATCTGGATTCCCCAGCTCGACCCCGTTGCCGGCTATGCGATGGGGAAGCTGAAGTTCGAGCTTCGCGGCGAAAAGCTCAGCGGTATCTGGAACCTGGTGCGAACCAACATGCCGGGCAAACAGGAGCAATGGTTCCTAATCAAGCATCGCGACGACGCGGCACGCACCGAAGGCGAACTGGACATCACCGAAGCCCTTCCAGGCAGCGTCCTCAGCGAGCGGACCCTGCTGCCCAAGGCGAAGGGCAAGCAAACTCCCGAGCAGCAGCGAACCCCGGTAAGCCGCCGCTCCAGGGGGAAACGCCTGGAGGGGAGCCTTCCCGCGCCATTGCCAGCGTTCATCAAGCCGCAGTTGGCAACGCTGGTGGACGACACACCCGACGGGGATTGGCGCTACGAAGTGAAGTTCGACGGCTACCGCATCCTCGCCCGCATCGAGCATGGCGAGGTGTGGCTTTTCACTCGCAACGGCAAGGACTGGAGCACCAGGTTGCCTGGCCAGCGCAATGCACTGGCGGGACTGGGGCTGGAAAGCGCCTGGCTGGATGGCGAAGTGATAGTCGCCGGCGACGATGGCACGCCGGACTTCCAGGCCCTGCAGAACGCGTTCGAGACGGGACGTAGCGAGGACATCCTCTACTACCTCTTCGACCTGCTCTATCTCGACGGCAACGACTTGCGCGGCGTACCGCTCGAACAAAGGCGCGCAACGCTGGAAAAGTTGCTGAAGGACACAGACGATTCGCTGTTGCGCTACTCAGCCGATCTGATTGGAGACCCTGATTCCCTGTTGGGAAGCGCTTGCCGGATGAAGCTGGAGGGGCTGATCGGCAAGCGCGCGGGTAGCCTCTACCAATCCCGACGCAGTACGGACTGGATCAAGCTCAAATGCAAACAGCGCCAGGAGTTCGTGATCGTTGGTTACACCGAACCCAAGGGCAGCCGCAGCCACTTCGGTGCCCTGCTTCTGGCGCTGCACGACGAAGACAGCGGTGAACTGCGCTACGCCGGCAAGGTAGGAACCGGCTTCGACCAGGCGACCCTTACCCGGGTGCAGGCCCGAATGAAACCGCTGGATGTGGCAAAGCCGACCCTGGCGAATCCACCCACCGGAACCGAGGCCACGGGCGTGCACTGGCTCAAGCCGGAATTGCTGGCTGAAGTGGCCTTCGCCGAGATGACCCGCGAGGGCCTTGTGCGCCATGCCGTGTTCAATGGGCTGCGCAGCGACAAGCCAGCCAGCGCCATAACCTTCGAGACACCCAGGCATGCCGCTGGCGCGAAGCAAGGGGCTGATGCCAGGCCTGCGCACGAGTATGCAGGCGCAACGGCGCGGAAGGTTCGCATTACTCATCCCGACCGAATCATCGATGCCAGCCTTGGTTCCACCAAACGCGATCTGGTCGAGTACTACGCGGATATCGCCCCCTGGCTGCTTCCTCAACTGCGGGACCGACCGCTTGCACTGTTGCGGGCTCCCGATGGGATCGCCGGCGAACTCTTCTTCCAGAAGAGCGGAGAGCAGCTGGGCATAGACGCCATGGAATTACTGGAGAAATCCCGCGCCGGTCAGCCGGCGATGGTCATCAATAGTATCGAGGCGCTGATCGGCGCAGTTCAGATGGGCACCCTCGAACTGCATACCTGGAACGCGACAGGCGCAGACCTAGACCACCCGGACCGTTTCATCCTTGACCTCGACCCGGACCCCGCGCTGCCGTGGAAAACCATGGTCGAGGCGACCCAGCTGGTGCTTACCGTGCTGGACGAACTGGGGCTGACTGCATTTCTCAAGACCAGTGGCGGCAAGGGGATGCACCTGGTGGTGCCACTGAAGCCGAAAGACGACTGGGACCAGGTGAAGGACTTCAGTCACGCCATCGCCACCCACATGGCCCAACACCTGCCGCAGCGTTTCTCGGCCAAATCCGGTCCGAAGAACCGCGTGGGGAAAATCTTCATCGACTATCTGCGCAATGGCCTGGGCGCCACGACCGTGACCGCCTATTCCGTTCGGGCACGGGAGGGGCTACCGGTTTCCGTACCGGTGTTGTTTGAAGAGATCGCGGCGCTCAAGGGTGCCCATGACTGGACCATCCGCAACCTGCGCAAGCGTCTCGATGAAGCGGGCGAGTCGCCGTGGGCAGGTTTCGAGAATCAACGGCAGACCATTACCCGCAGCATGCGCAAGCGTCTGGGACTGGCGTGA